A region of Streptomyces sp. NBC_01267 DNA encodes the following proteins:
- a CDS encoding sensor histidine kinase: protein MTTGQPWRLRIGLPRRVFSQVLLMQLAVAGGVLVLAIGLFLRPLSAQLDAQAMRRALAIAETTASPRLAEELLHTPPTVGGPVQADAERIRRATHAEYIVVVDRHSIRWSHTNRAEIGKPVSTSAKEPLSGHEVMEIDSGTLGRSARGKVPLRDTHGTIVGAVSVGIRYDSVRASLLALIPGLLAYAGGALATGALAAYLISRRLQRRTHDLAFSDIAALLAEREAMLHGIREGVVALDRGGRIRLMNDEAQRLLSLGPEVIGLPLGEALGEGRTTDVLAGRVTGEDLLAVRGQRVLIANRMPTDDGGAVATLRDRTELEQLGRELDSTRGLIDALRAQDHEHANRMHTLLGLLELDMHDAATEFITEVVGVHRTTAEKVTEKIHDPLLAALLVGKATVAAERGVSLTLTPGTLLPGRLVDPQGLVTITGNLVDNALDAASGSPGAQVELELRAEGHTAVLRVQDNGPGIPDEQRELIFTEGWSTKKPPAHGKRGLGLPMVRRLAERQGGTARVGGGADGGAEFTVVLPEALSERDPEELEGAR, encoded by the coding sequence ATGACCACCGGACAGCCCTGGAGACTCCGCATCGGGCTGCCCCGACGTGTCTTCTCGCAAGTACTGCTGATGCAACTGGCCGTCGCGGGCGGGGTGCTCGTCCTGGCCATCGGCCTCTTCCTGCGCCCCCTCAGTGCACAGCTCGACGCCCAGGCCATGCGTCGCGCTCTCGCGATCGCCGAGACCACCGCCTCCCCCCGGCTGGCCGAGGAACTTCTCCACACCCCACCGACGGTCGGCGGACCGGTGCAGGCCGACGCCGAACGGATCCGGAGAGCGACCCACGCCGAGTACATCGTGGTCGTGGACCGGCACTCGATCCGCTGGTCGCACACCAACCGCGCCGAGATCGGCAAACCGGTCTCCACCAGCGCCAAGGAGCCGCTCTCCGGTCACGAGGTCATGGAGATCGACAGCGGCACACTCGGCCGCTCCGCCCGGGGCAAGGTCCCGCTGCGCGACACGCACGGCACGATCGTCGGCGCGGTGTCGGTCGGTATCAGGTACGACAGCGTGCGCGCCTCGCTGCTCGCGTTGATCCCCGGCCTTCTCGCCTACGCGGGCGGGGCGCTGGCCACCGGGGCGCTGGCCGCGTACCTGATCTCCCGGCGGCTCCAGCGCCGGACGCACGATCTCGCGTTCTCCGACATCGCCGCCCTGCTCGCCGAGCGCGAGGCGATGCTCCACGGCATCCGCGAAGGCGTCGTCGCCCTGGACCGCGGGGGCAGGATACGGCTGATGAACGACGAGGCGCAGCGACTGCTGAGCCTCGGCCCGGAAGTCATCGGCCTTCCGCTCGGCGAGGCGCTGGGTGAGGGCCGAACCACCGATGTACTGGCGGGCCGCGTCACGGGCGAGGACCTGCTGGCGGTACGCGGTCAGCGCGTCCTGATCGCCAACCGTATGCCCACGGACGACGGGGGCGCCGTCGCCACCCTCCGCGACCGGACGGAGCTGGAGCAACTGGGACGTGAACTCGACTCCACCCGCGGGCTGATAGACGCCCTGCGCGCGCAGGACCACGAGCACGCCAACCGGATGCACACCCTGCTCGGTCTCCTCGAACTGGACATGCACGACGCGGCCACCGAGTTCATCACCGAGGTGGTCGGCGTGCACCGCACCACCGCCGAGAAGGTCACCGAGAAGATCCACGACCCGCTGCTGGCCGCCCTGCTCGTCGGCAAGGCGACGGTCGCCGCGGAGCGCGGGGTCTCGCTGACGCTCACACCCGGCACGCTGCTGCCCGGCCGGCTGGTGGACCCGCAGGGTCTGGTGACGATCACGGGCAATCTGGTGGACAACGCCTTGGACGCGGCGTCCGGTTCGCCCGGTGCGCAGGTGGAACTCGAACTGCGCGCCGAGGGGCACACAGCGGTCCTGCGGGTCCAGGACAACGGTCCGGGAATCCCCGATGAGCAGCGCGAGCTGATCTTCACGGAGGGCTGGTCGACCAAGAAGCCGCCCGCGCACGGCAAACGCGGCCTGGGGCTGCCGATGGTGCGCAGGCTCGCCGAGCGGCAGGGCGGGACCGCACGGGTCGGCGGGGGTGCGGACGGCGGGGCGGAGTTCACCGTCGTACTCCCGGAAGCGCTGTCCGAGCGGGATCCCGAGGAGCTGGAAGGGGCCCGCTGA
- a CDS encoding carbohydrate ABC transporter permease, with protein MAERTLISPAQLGRARGKTVYWGVLTLVVLLFTLVFLGPLYWMVTGGLKTAQEFAQSPPTPFPRSLHPENYSKAWNVMQLSKLLLNTLYYAFGALAFQLVLDVAAAYSLSKLRPVLGKVILGMMLATLMIPATVLVVPQYLTVLDVPVFQRNLLNSPWVIWLPSVTNAFNIFLLKRFFDSIPRELLDAASIDGASPLRTLRSVVLPISRPILGVVSIFAVVGVWKDFLWPMLTLPDPDKQTLNVGIYSLAQGVPENWLVAALAMASAPTLIIFLIFQRNIMSGLTAGSLKG; from the coding sequence ATGGCAGAGCGCACTCTGATCTCACCCGCCCAACTGGGCCGTGCCCGTGGGAAGACCGTCTACTGGGGCGTCCTCACCCTGGTCGTCCTGCTCTTCACCCTGGTCTTCCTCGGTCCGCTGTACTGGATGGTCACCGGCGGTCTGAAGACGGCCCAGGAATTCGCCCAGTCGCCGCCCACCCCTTTCCCCAGGAGCCTCCACCCGGAGAACTACTCCAAGGCGTGGAACGTGATGCAGCTGTCCAAGCTGCTCCTCAACACGCTCTACTACGCCTTCGGGGCGCTCGCCTTCCAGCTGGTCCTCGATGTGGCCGCCGCCTACTCGCTCTCCAAGCTCAGGCCCGTACTCGGCAAAGTCATCCTCGGGATGATGCTGGCCACGCTGATGATCCCGGCGACCGTCCTCGTCGTACCGCAGTACCTGACCGTGCTGGACGTGCCGGTCTTCCAGCGCAATCTGCTCAACTCGCCCTGGGTGATCTGGCTTCCGTCCGTCACGAATGCCTTCAACATCTTCCTGCTGAAGCGGTTCTTCGACTCGATCCCGCGTGAACTCCTCGACGCGGCCTCCATCGACGGCGCCTCCCCCCTGCGCACGCTCCGTTCCGTGGTGCTGCCGATCTCCCGTCCCATCCTGGGCGTCGTCTCGATCTTCGCGGTCGTCGGCGTCTGGAAGGACTTCCTCTGGCCGATGCTCACCCTGCCGGACCCGGACAAACAGACCCTCAACGTCGGTATCTACTCCCTCGCCCAGGGGGTGCCCGAGAACTGGCTCGTCGCCGCACTCGCCATGGCATCGGCGCCGACCCTGATCATCTTTCTGATCTTCCAGCGCAACATCATGAGCGGTCTGACCGCGGGCAGCCTGAAGGGCTGA
- a CDS encoding glycoside hydrolase family 13 protein, whose amino-acid sequence MAALPPFEATGDWWRSAVIYQVYVRSFADADGDGTGDLAGVRARLPYLAELGVDALWFTPWYLSPLADGGYDVADYRVIDPAFGTLGEAEKLIAEARELGMRTIVDIVPNHVSDQHDWFRAALAAGPGSPERELFHFRPGRGERGELAPNDWPSQFAGSTWTRVADGEWYLHLFAPEQPDLNWSHPLVRGEHEDVLRFWFERGVAGVRIDSAALLTKAAGLPDFVAGRDPHPYIDQDEIHEIYRSWRAVADAYHGIFVGEVWLPDAERFARYLRPDELHTAFNFNFLTCPWDATRLRRAVEDTLAEHAPVGAPATWVLCNHDVTRTVTRYGRDDTGFEFAAKTFGTATDLELGTRRARAAALLSLALPGSVYLYQGEELGLPEVEIPLDRIQDPMHFRSGGSDPGRDGCRVPLPWTAEAPAAEPWLPQPAGWTRYAAELQADEPESMLSLYRTALRLRRYEAGFGDGPLHWLPAADDVLAFARPDGLICVVNLAAEPAELPGHAHVLLSSGPMDGGGRLPQDTAVWLRA is encoded by the coding sequence GTGGCAGCCCTCCCTCCCTTCGAGGCCACCGGTGACTGGTGGCGTTCCGCAGTCATCTACCAGGTGTACGTACGCAGCTTCGCCGACGCGGACGGTGACGGCACCGGCGATCTGGCGGGTGTGCGCGCCAGGCTGCCGTACCTCGCCGAACTCGGCGTCGACGCACTCTGGTTCACGCCCTGGTACCTCTCGCCGCTCGCCGACGGCGGTTACGACGTGGCCGACTACCGCGTCATCGACCCCGCGTTCGGCACTCTCGGTGAGGCCGAGAAGCTCATCGCCGAAGCCCGGGAACTGGGCATGCGCACCATCGTCGACATCGTGCCCAACCATGTCTCCGACCAGCACGACTGGTTCAGGGCCGCGCTGGCTGCCGGGCCCGGCAGCCCGGAACGGGAGCTCTTCCACTTCCGCCCCGGGCGCGGCGAGAGGGGTGAACTGGCCCCCAACGACTGGCCGTCCCAGTTCGCCGGATCCACCTGGACCCGTGTCGCCGACGGCGAGTGGTACCTGCACCTCTTCGCCCCCGAGCAGCCCGACCTCAACTGGTCGCACCCGCTGGTGCGCGGGGAGCACGAGGACGTGCTGCGCTTCTGGTTCGAGCGGGGCGTCGCGGGCGTACGCATCGACTCCGCCGCGCTGCTCACGAAGGCGGCAGGGCTGCCCGACTTCGTGGCGGGGCGCGACCCGCATCCGTACATCGACCAGGACGAGATCCACGAGATCTACCGCTCCTGGCGGGCCGTCGCCGACGCGTACCACGGCATCTTCGTCGGCGAGGTCTGGCTGCCGGACGCGGAGCGCTTCGCCCGGTACCTGCGCCCCGACGAGCTGCACACCGCCTTCAACTTCAATTTTCTGACCTGCCCCTGGGACGCCACCCGGCTGCGCCGGGCGGTCGAGGACACCCTCGCGGAGCACGCACCGGTCGGAGCGCCGGCGACCTGGGTGCTCTGCAACCACGACGTGACCCGCACGGTCACCCGCTACGGGCGCGACGACACCGGCTTCGAATTCGCCGCGAAGACCTTCGGCACCGCCACCGACCTGGAACTCGGCACCCGCAGGGCCCGTGCGGCGGCGCTGCTCTCGCTCGCCCTGCCGGGATCCGTCTATCTCTACCAGGGGGAGGAGCTGGGCCTTCCCGAGGTGGAGATCCCGCTGGACCGGATCCAGGACCCGATGCACTTCCGCTCGGGCGGCAGCGACCCGGGGCGGGACGGCTGCCGGGTGCCGCTGCCCTGGACCGCGGAAGCACCCGCCGCCGAGCCGTGGCTTCCGCAGCCCGCGGGCTGGACCCGGTACGCGGCCGAACTCCAGGCGGATGAACCGGAGTCGATGCTGTCCCTGTACCGCACGGCGCTCCGGCTGCGCAGGTACGAGGCGGGCTTCGGGGACGGGCCGCTGCACTGGCTGCCCGCCGCCGACGACGTACTCGCCTTCGCCCGGCCCGATGGCCTGATCTGCGTCGTCAACCTCGCCGCGGAGCCCGCCGAACTCCCCGGCCACGCGCACGTGCTGCTCAGCAGCGGTCCCATGGACGGCGGAGGACGCCTCCCGCAGGACACCGCGGTGTGGCTGCGGGCCTGA
- a CDS encoding LacI family DNA-binding transcriptional regulator — MTRRLAQVAQKVGVSEATVSRVLNGRPGVSEATRQAVLSALDVLGYERPTQLRGERARLVGLVLPELQNPIFPAFAEVVGGALAQQGLTPVLCTQTKGGVSESDYVELLLEQQVSGVVFAGGLYHQLDAPHDHYKVLADRRIPVVLINAAIEHLGFPSVSCDDAVALDQAWRHLASLGHERIGLVLGPTDHVPSMRKLDAARVIAAGLGAELPDERVVRAMFSLEGGQAAATRLLDRGVTGVICASDPLALGAVRAARRRGLSVPGDISIVGYDDSAFMNCTDPPLTTVRQPIEAMGRAAVELLSVQIGGRAVPSDELLFEPELVVRGSTAQVSRDRTR, encoded by the coding sequence ATGACGCGACGACTTGCACAAGTGGCACAGAAGGTCGGGGTCAGTGAGGCCACGGTCAGCCGTGTGCTCAACGGCCGCCCGGGTGTTTCCGAGGCCACTCGGCAGGCCGTCCTCTCGGCCCTCGACGTACTCGGGTACGAGCGCCCGACCCAGCTGCGCGGCGAGCGGGCCCGGCTGGTCGGTCTCGTCCTCCCCGAACTCCAGAACCCGATCTTCCCGGCCTTCGCCGAAGTGGTCGGCGGCGCCCTCGCCCAGCAGGGGCTGACACCCGTGCTCTGCACCCAGACCAAGGGCGGAGTCTCCGAGTCCGACTACGTGGAGCTGCTCCTGGAGCAGCAGGTCTCCGGGGTGGTGTTCGCCGGTGGTCTCTACCATCAGCTCGACGCTCCGCACGATCACTACAAGGTGCTCGCGGACCGCAGGATCCCGGTCGTGCTGATCAATGCGGCGATCGAGCACCTCGGTTTCCCCAGCGTCTCCTGCGACGACGCGGTCGCGCTCGACCAGGCCTGGCGCCACCTCGCCTCGCTCGGTCACGAGCGGATCGGTCTGGTGCTCGGGCCCACGGATCACGTCCCCTCGATGCGGAAGCTGGACGCCGCGCGCGTGATCGCGGCCGGACTCGGCGCGGAACTGCCCGACGAGCGGGTCGTACGGGCGATGTTCTCGCTGGAGGGCGGCCAGGCCGCGGCCACCCGGCTGCTGGACCGGGGGGTCACCGGAGTCATCTGCGCGAGTGACCCGCTCGCGCTCGGAGCGGTGCGCGCCGCCCGTCGTCGCGGCCTGTCGGTGCCCGGTGACATCTCGATCGTCGGCTATGACGACTCCGCCTTCATGAACTGCACGGACCCCCCGCTGACCACCGTCCGCCAGCCCATCGAGGCGATGGGGCGGGCCGCCGTGGAGCTGCTGTCCGTGCAGATCGGAGGCCGTGCGGTGCCCTCGGACGAGCTGCTCTTCGAGCCCGAACTGGTGGTGCGGGGCTCGACCGCACAGGTCTCGCGCGACAGGACCCGCTAG
- a CDS encoding ABC transporter substrate-binding protein yields the protein MRSTWFRPTHRRTTAAALVSALALTALAACGTSSSGDGNNASGSGGSDPSAPLDPKTRVTLTMDCMPPAAKAAELREWKEDIRTFNQKYPNVTIEGKSTPGQCEEPTRFTAALKGRSQPDVFYTYFTDLQQVLDNGGAADISAYVNEKTVPAIGSVDPGVMNVLKKDGKLYGLPTSNYTMGLMINRKLFKRAGLDPDKPPKTWAEVRTDAKAIAALGNGIAGYGDYSATNQGGWHFTAEMYGLGGDVVTPDGKKAAFNDATGKEVLTNLKAMRWDDDSMGRTQLLKWGDLQKQISTDKLGMFLAAPDDLTYMVQQLGATYADYGMGPIPGGRATLFGGNDYMIKRGSSPDKIKAAIAWVNFKTLTPGKGQFDWARSKSDALPVGLPQPNFWTGDVKATDLRSRTDNATMPVENFKPFMVDPVKGKAEPAKAQEIYKVLDNAMSGVLTNRNANVDALLSTAERQVNQVLANR from the coding sequence ATGAGAAGCACCTGGTTCCGCCCGACCCACCGCCGCACGACGGCGGCTGCCCTTGTCTCCGCGCTCGCCCTGACCGCACTCGCCGCATGCGGCACGAGCAGCAGCGGTGACGGCAACAACGCTTCCGGCAGCGGCGGTTCAGACCCGTCCGCTCCGCTCGATCCGAAGACCAGGGTCACGCTGACCATGGACTGCATGCCGCCGGCTGCGAAGGCGGCGGAGCTGCGCGAGTGGAAGGAGGACATCAGGACGTTCAACCAGAAGTACCCGAACGTCACGATCGAAGGGAAGTCCACCCCGGGCCAGTGCGAGGAACCCACCCGCTTCACCGCCGCGCTCAAGGGCAGGTCACAGCCCGACGTCTTCTACACGTACTTCACCGACCTCCAGCAGGTGCTGGACAACGGCGGCGCCGCGGACATCTCGGCGTATGTGAACGAGAAGACGGTTCCGGCGATCGGCAGCGTCGACCCCGGCGTGATGAACGTCCTCAAGAAGGACGGCAAGCTCTACGGGTTGCCCACCAGCAACTACACCATGGGCCTGATGATCAACCGCAAGCTCTTCAAGCGGGCGGGGCTGGACCCGGACAAGCCGCCGAAGACCTGGGCCGAGGTCCGTACGGACGCGAAGGCCATCGCGGCCCTGGGCAACGGCATCGCGGGTTACGGCGACTACAGCGCGACCAACCAGGGCGGCTGGCACTTCACGGCGGAGATGTACGGCCTGGGCGGTGACGTCGTCACCCCGGACGGCAAGAAGGCAGCCTTCAACGACGCCACCGGCAAGGAGGTCCTGACCAACCTCAAGGCCATGCGCTGGGACGACGACAGCATGGGCAGGACCCAGTTGCTCAAGTGGGGCGACCTGCAGAAGCAGATCTCCACCGACAAGCTCGGGATGTTCCTCGCGGCGCCGGACGATCTCACGTACATGGTCCAGCAGCTCGGTGCCACCTACGCGGACTACGGAATGGGGCCGATCCCCGGCGGCCGGGCCACGCTCTTCGGCGGCAACGACTACATGATCAAGCGGGGAAGTTCCCCGGACAAGATCAAGGCCGCCATCGCCTGGGTGAACTTCAAGACGCTCACTCCGGGCAAGGGCCAGTTCGACTGGGCGCGTTCGAAGTCCGACGCACTGCCCGTCGGGCTGCCGCAGCCGAACTTCTGGACGGGTGACGTCAAGGCGACGGACCTGCGGTCCCGGACGGACAACGCGACCATGCCGGTGGAGAACTTCAAGCCCTTCATGGTCGACCCGGTCAAGGGCAAGGCGGAGCCGGCCAAGGCGCAGGAGATCTACAAGGTGCTCGACAACGCGATGTCGGGTGTCCTGACCAACAGGAACGCGAATGTCGACGCGTTGCTCTCCACTGCCGAGCGGCAGGTCAACCAGGTCCTGGCGAACCGGTAA
- a CDS encoding carbohydrate ABC transporter permease, whose translation MSAPTLSTSGKPVRSPHGDGPPPQARRAVFVRGLRRNLSAHGFLIGAVLCFAFFSWYPMVREFFLAFQKTEAGRTTWVGLDNLEYVFHDPAFWQAWRNTLLFSALALVLGFAVPFVIALVINEFRHAQGYLRLLVYLPVMLPPVASVLLFKYFYDPGYGLFNGILHFLHLPEQQWLQSTGTAMLSVVVAATWMNMGGATLIYLAALQGIPGELYEAAELDGAGLFRKIWHVTIPQTRLILSLLLLMQIISTMQVFTEPFLLTNGAGPEGSTTTVVYLIYQYAFNFNNYGGAAALGLVLLVLLAGFSALYVRLSRDSDSDSES comes from the coding sequence ATGTCGGCCCCCACCCTGTCCACGAGCGGCAAGCCGGTGCGGTCGCCGCACGGCGACGGCCCGCCACCGCAGGCCCGCCGTGCGGTGTTCGTACGCGGTCTGCGGCGCAACCTCTCCGCCCACGGCTTCCTGATCGGCGCGGTGCTCTGCTTCGCGTTCTTCTCGTGGTACCCGATGGTCAGGGAATTCTTCCTGGCCTTCCAGAAGACCGAGGCGGGCAGGACCACCTGGGTCGGCCTGGACAACCTGGAGTACGTCTTCCACGACCCGGCGTTCTGGCAGGCCTGGCGGAACACCCTGCTCTTCTCCGCCCTGGCGCTGGTCCTCGGCTTCGCCGTGCCCTTCGTCATCGCGCTCGTGATCAACGAATTCCGGCATGCCCAGGGGTACTTGAGGCTGCTGGTCTACCTCCCGGTGATGCTGCCGCCGGTCGCGTCCGTGCTGCTCTTCAAGTACTTCTACGACCCGGGGTACGGCCTCTTCAACGGCATCCTGCACTTCCTGCACCTGCCGGAACAGCAGTGGCTCCAGTCCACCGGCACGGCGATGCTCTCCGTGGTCGTCGCCGCGACCTGGATGAACATGGGCGGTGCGACGCTGATCTACCTCGCGGCCCTGCAGGGCATCCCGGGCGAGCTGTACGAGGCGGCCGAACTCGACGGGGCCGGGCTCTTCCGGAAGATCTGGCACGTGACGATCCCGCAGACCCGGCTGATCCTCTCGCTGCTTCTGCTGATGCAGATCATCTCGACGATGCAGGTCTTCACCGAACCGTTCCTGCTGACCAACGGCGCAGGCCCGGAAGGGTCGACGACCACCGTCGTCTACCTCATCTACCAGTACGCGTTCAACTTCAACAACTACGGCGGCGCGGCAGCGCTCGGCCTGGTCCTGCTCGTACTCCTCGCCGGATTCTCGGCGCTGTACGTCCGACTCAGCCGCGACAGCGACAGCGACAGCGAGAGCTAG
- a CDS encoding ABC transporter substrate-binding protein → MRSISRVSAVAVAGALALTALTGCGGDPAGEGKNAGKVKIMVGGLDKVIYMPAMLTQRLGYFKDEGLDVSLLSEPAGVQAETALVSGDVQGAVGFYDHTLDLQVKGKHVESVVQFSHAPGEVELVSNRAAGDVNGPADFKGKKLGVTGLGSSTDFLTKYLAVKNGVKTSEFTPVAVGAGQTFIAALKQGSVQGGMTTDPTVTNILDQKLGKVLIDMRTPEGSQAALGGPYPSSSLYMNADWVDGHKATVQKLANAFVKTLKWMSSHSPEEIAAKMPADYAQGGKELYARSIKSTLPMFTTDGVMPANGPETVEKVLKAFNPNLKNATVDLSKTYTTEFAKKAQ, encoded by the coding sequence ATGCGCAGCATCAGCAGGGTGTCGGCAGTCGCAGTGGCGGGCGCGCTCGCGCTGACCGCGCTCACCGGCTGCGGCGGTGATCCGGCCGGCGAGGGCAAGAACGCCGGCAAGGTCAAGATCATGGTGGGTGGCCTGGACAAGGTCATCTACATGCCGGCCATGCTCACCCAGCGACTCGGCTACTTCAAGGACGAGGGCCTCGACGTCTCGCTGCTGAGCGAGCCCGCGGGCGTACAGGCCGAGACCGCGCTGGTCTCCGGAGACGTCCAGGGCGCGGTCGGTTTCTACGACCACACCCTCGATCTTCAGGTCAAGGGCAAGCACGTCGAATCCGTGGTGCAGTTCTCGCACGCACCCGGCGAGGTCGAGCTGGTCTCCAACAGGGCCGCAGGGGACGTCAACGGGCCCGCGGACTTCAAGGGCAAGAAGCTGGGCGTCACCGGTCTCGGTTCGTCCACCGACTTCCTCACGAAGTACCTGGCGGTCAAGAACGGTGTGAAGACCAGCGAGTTCACGCCGGTCGCCGTGGGTGCGGGCCAGACGTTCATCGCCGCGCTGAAGCAGGGCTCGGTCCAGGGCGGTATGACGACCGACCCGACGGTGACGAACATCCTGGACCAGAAGCTCGGCAAGGTCCTGATCGACATGCGTACGCCGGAGGGTTCACAGGCCGCACTCGGCGGCCCCTACCCCTCGTCCAGCCTGTACATGAACGCCGACTGGGTCGACGGACACAAGGCGACGGTCCAGAAGCTGGCCAACGCCTTCGTGAAGACGCTGAAGTGGATGTCGTCGCACTCGCCCGAGGAGATCGCGGCGAAGATGCCGGCCGACTACGCGCAGGGCGGCAAGGAGCTCTACGCCCGGTCCATCAAGTCGACCCTGCCGATGTTCACGACGGACGGCGTGATGCCCGCCAACGGGCCGGAGACGGTCGAGAAGGTCCTCAAGGCCTTCAACCCCAACCTCAAGAACGCCACGGTGGACCTGTCCAAGACGTACACCACGGAGTTCGCGAAGAAGGCGCAGTAG